Proteins co-encoded in one Siniperca chuatsi isolate FFG_IHB_CAS linkage group LG11, ASM2008510v1, whole genome shotgun sequence genomic window:
- the smndc1 gene encoding survival of motor neuron-related-splicing factor 30, whose product MSDELLKQLNSYKAQLQQVEVALSTDPENEDLLKLQKDLQEVIDLTKDLLTSQPAESASSTNGSDTVPLKHGWKVGDRCMAAWSQDGQVYEAEIEEIDRENGTAAVTFSGYGNAEVIPLQNLKAVEEGKRSDDDKPKSRKEQIAEQREYKKKKAQKKVQRMKELEQEREEQKSKWQQFNNKAYSKNKKGQVKRSIFASPESVNGKVGVGTCGIADKPMTQYHDTSKYNVRHLMPQ is encoded by the exons ATGTCGGACGAATTGCTGAAACAGTTAAACAGCTACAAAGCCCAGCTACAGCAAGTAGAAGTTGCCTTATCTACTGACCCAGAAAATGAAGACCTCCTGAAACTACAAAAAGACTTAcag GAAGTCATCGATTTGACAAAAGACCTCCTGACCTCACAGCCCGCTGAGAGTGCTTCCAGTACCAATGGCTCAGACACAGTCCCCCTGAAGCATGGCTGGAAAGTGGGGGACAGGTGTATGGCTGCGTGGAGTCAGGACGGACA GGTGTATGAGGCTGAGATTGAGGAGATAGACCGAGAGAACGGCACTGCAGCCGTTACCTTCTCTGGATACGGGAATGCTGAAGTGATTCCTCTGCAGAACCTCAAAGCAGTAGAGGAAGGGAAACGCTCTGATGATGATAAGCCAAAATCAAG GAAAGAGCAGatagcagagcagagagagtaTAAGAAGAAGAAAGCCCAGAAGAAGGTACAGAGGATGAAGGAATTAgagcaagagagggaggagCAAAAGTCAAAGTGGCAGCAGTTCAACAACAAAGCCTACTCAAAGAACAAGAAAGGACag gtAAAGAGGAGCATATTTGCATCTCCAGAAAGTGTAAACGGGAAGGTGGGAGTGGGAACATGTGGTATTGCGGACAAGCCCATGACCCAGTACCATGACACGTCAAAATACAATGTCAGACATCTAATGCCACAATGA
- the LOC122884132 gene encoding alpha-2A adrenergic receptor-like, whose translation MGCLNFSSGNETLPGRHPYTVQTSVPLTILVGILILLTVFGNVMVVIAVITSRALRAPQNLFLVSLACADILVATLVMPFSLANELMGYWYFGKVWCEIYLALDVLFCTSSIVHLCAISLDRYWSVTHAIEYNLKRTPRRIKCIVFIVWVLAAIISFPPLIKMIKDEGKEDRPECKINEKKWYIIFSSTASFFAPCVIMITVYVRIYQIAKKRTRAVPGERQREYGNSGNLERKDGEGREVEGEDGRDVEEEPSSSDGNEIILCSLKKKRGMRTTKVAQVKPGETSPKPEAQPCVRVSRWKGRQYRERRFTFVLAVVMGVFVLCWFPFFFTYTLTAVCDTCCVPETLFKMFFWFGYCNSSLNPVIYTIFNNDFRRSFKKIACERDRKGL comes from the coding sequence ATGGGTTGTCTCAACTTCAGCAGCGGAAATGAGACTTTGCCTGGCAGGCACCCTTATACTGTGCAGACCTCTGTGCCTCTAACAATCCTGGTGGGTATCCTCATCCTGCTAACTGTGTTTGGCAATGTAATGGTAGTAATTGCTGTGATCACAAGCCGAGCCCTGAGAGCACCTCAGAACTTGTTTTTAGTGTCTCTGGCATGTGCAGACATCCTGGTTGCCACCTTAGTGATGCCATTTTCTTTAGCGAATGAACTGATGGGTTACTGGTACTTTGGTAAAGTGTGGTGTGAAATCTACCTGGCTTTGGATGTGCTCTTCTGCACCTCATCCATCGTTCACCTGTGTGCCATCAGCCTGGACAGATATTGGTCTGTCACTCATGCGATTGAGTACAACCTAAAAAGGACACCACGCAGGATTAAATGCATAGTCTTCATAGTTTGGGTACTGGCAGCCATCATTTCATTCCCTCCGCTTATCAAAATGATAAAGGACGAAGGTAAAGAGGACAGACCTGAATGTAAAATTAATGAGAAGAAATGGTACATCATATTCTCCAGCACTGCCTCTTTCTTTGCACCCTGCGTCATCATGATTACCGTGTATGTCAGAATCTACCAGATTGCCAAGAAAAGAACAAGAGCCGTGCCAGGTGAAAGGCAAAGAGAATATGGAAACTCAGGCAACCTGGAGAGAAAAGACggagaagggagggaggtggAAGGGGAGGACGGTAGAGACGTGGAGGAAGAGCCCTCCTCGTCTGATGGGAATGAAATCATCCTTTGTTccctgaagaagaagaggggtATGAGAACAACCAAAGTGGCTCAGGTGAAGCCTGGAGAAACCTCACCAAAGCCAGAGGCGCAGCCCTGTGTGAGAGTGAGCAGGTGGAAAGGAAGGCAGTACAGAGAGAGGCGCTTCACATTTGTTCTAGCTGTGGTCATGGGAGTGTTTGTTCTCTGCTGGTTCCCCTTTTTCTTCACATACACGCTCACTGCTGTGTGCGACACCTGCTGTGTCCCAGAGACattgttcaaaatgtttttctggtTTGGTTACTGCAATAGCTCACTAAATCCGGTTATATACACTATATTCAATAATGACTTCAGGAGGTCTTTTAAAAAGATAGCTTGTGAAAGGGACAGAAAAGGTTTATAA